The Flammeovirga pectinis genomic interval ACAGGAGAATTATAATAACCAGGTTTAATTCTTGTAAGTCTTTTGGCTTTACTACTGATAACCGCTGACAACCCTTCCAGGTATGTTGACTCATGTTTTTCCAGAACAGATCCATCCCAAATTAAAAGTGGTCGAATATTTTTTTCTTCCATCATTTTAATACGATCTAAACTTCTATTTCTAAAAAAATCAGCAATTAAATCAGTACTCCAATTTTTACTTCGTATTAGGTTACCAATTCTCTTAACTCCAGCTTTACCATGAGTACTACCAGCTAGTAGTGTACCCAATTCTGTCAGTAGAAGTGATTTTGTACTATTCCGATTTTCTAGTAAGCAATGAAATAACTCTTGAAAAGTCTTTACCAAACGTAAATCAACAGTCTGATGAAGACTAGAGAGTAGCGATGATAAGAAATAGTCAGTTTGATGAAGAAGATAGGTTAATGGTGTAGATTTTTTACAATCTAAGATTTTTAGTAAATTAAAGGATGAATAAGCCATTGGAATAATAGTTATAGTTGTTTAGTATTTACAATAACTATTTTTTGGCTTATAAATAAAAATGAGTCACCCCTTATTATTAAAATTATATAATTAAGGGATGACTCATGTTTTTGATTTCCGAAATCATAAATATAAAAAAAGCTTATCCAAAAAGGATAAGCTTAATTTTTGTGGTGATGGGCGGATTCGAACCGCCGACACACGGATTTTCAGTCCGATGCTCTACCAACTGAGCTACATCACCGGAAACTATTTATAGTCTGTTATCTTAGACTTTGTGGTGATGGGCGGATTCGAACCGCCGACACACGGATTTTCAGTCCGATGCTCTACCAACTGAGCTACATCACCAGAAACTATTTATAGTCTGTTATCTTAGACTTTGTGGTGATGAGTGGATTCGAACCACCGACACACGGATTTTCAGTCCGATGCTCTACCAACTGAGCTACATCACCAGAAACTATTTATAGTCTGTTATCTTAGACTTTGTGGTGATGGGCGGATTCGAACCGCCGACACACGGATTTTCAGTCCGATGCTCTACCAACTGAGCTACATCACCAGGAAACTTTAAAAGTTACCTTTTTTGCTTAACGCGGTGCAAAAGTGGGGAAAAACTTTGTTTAATCAAACATTCTGCCAAATAAAATTTTAAAATAAATCAAACAGTCGTTAACAAGCTTTTTCATGTTTAGTAGGATAATGAATATTTACTTTCGCTAAAGAATTGATTCTAAATTGTTTGCCGCTTTCTTTTTCAGTACATAAAAAATATTTTCTCAATTTCTTGTTACGAATAAAAACACGTCCATCTTCCATAGAAAATTCATCTCCATCAATTAAATCTTCTAAAAAAGGCAATTCATCTTGATGTTCATCATAATTTGAAAGTGCTTTTTTTAATGCAATATCATTACCACTCGATGCAGATGGATTTTGTTGGTGATCTTTTAAAACTTTAAGTAAATCTTCAGGGAAAGTATTATTAGAAATTAAAACCCCTAGTAATTCACCAAATTTTGCTTTCCATTCTTTACCATGCGGCATAACTTTTTGTTGATATTCGGACCATGTTATTAGATGTGCAACTTCGTGTGCAAATGTAATAGCAAATTGATAAGGATTTAGCGTAGCATTGATGCTAATTCTATGGCCATATCCTTTTTGCGGAGGCCTGTAGTCACCATTAATACTTTTTCTTCCGCCTTTTATAGATACATAAATTTGATAATCAAGAATCCATTCAGCAAAAGTTGTTGCAGCACTAATAGGTGTATATTTTGATAATCGTTCAGAGATCTCAGTATGGGTCATTGATAATGGGGATGTATTGGGGCTACTTTTCTTTTTCATATAGAATTTATCGATTTCTGAGTTCTTAATTTAACTTTTACTTGATTAGTGCAATATTGTGTTTCTAATTGACAATATAAATTGAATTATAAGACAAAATTAAACCTTTATTTTATGCAAGGCGATAAAAATATTGAAGATCCGAGGTTAAGAGCATTTAAAAGATTACTTGATATCATGGATGATTTGAGAGAAAAATGCCCATGGGATCAAAAACAGACAATGGAAACACTTCGTCATTTAACAATAGAAGAAGTGTATGAACTTTCTGATGCTATTTTGGAAAATGATACCCAAGAAATAAAAAAAGAATTAGGTGATGTTATGCTGCACCTAGTTTTTTATGCAAAAATTGGATCAGAAACAAAAGACTTTTCAATAGATGATGTATTAAACAGTATTTGTGAGAAACTAATTGTACGTCATCCTCATATTTATGGAGATGTAGAAGTAAAAGATGCTGAAGAGGTAAGCAGAAATTGGGAGTTGATCAAGCTGAAAGAGAAAGAAAATAAAAATAAAACCGTTTTAGGGGGAGTTCCCAAGTCGCTACCTGCTGTTTTAAAGGCATTACGTATTCAAGATAAATCGGCTGGAGTTGGTTTTGAATGGGACAATAAAGAAGATGTATATAAGAAAGTAGAAGAAGAATTACAGGAACTTCAAGACGAAATTACAGCAAATGATAATGGAGAAGATAATTTAGATAAAATCGAAGATGAATTTGGAGATGTAATGTTTTCAATGATTAATTATGCTAGATTTTTAAAAATAAATCCTTCTGATGCTTTAGAGAGAACAAATAAGAAATTTATCAATAGATTTAATCAAATGGAAGGGTTTATGAAGGATGATGGTGCTGATTTTGAATCTTTGTCATTGACCGAAATGGACAAATATTGGGATCGAATAAAAAAAAGTGAAAAAAAATAAAGTTTTTTTTGTCCACTATTAAAACCTAGTTGTCATAAGGGTACGAATAGTTATCTCACTTTTTACAAATATTAGATAATTAATTCATTCTCAATTGTTTGTTCGTTAAATTTATGATGTTATGGTAACTTTTAGCTTCAAGAAAAAAAATAATGACACTCTTGGTTCGAAATATAAAAACTATGCGAACCAGTTTGAGACGGCATTAAAAAACTTAGAATTATACACAGCTGAAGAAAAGGAAAGAAACCGTGTTGAATTGAATAAAAAATTTCAAGGCTACGTTCTATAGTAAAATCTACTAAAATAAAGGGCTGCTTAATCTAAAATTAAGCAGCCTTTTTTCATTAAAATTTATTCATCAGAAGAATCTATAATATCTATATCAGATATTAATACCCTTTTAGAAATTGCTTTCCCTGTGGGAGTAGCAGCAAGTCCTCCCATG includes:
- a CDS encoding SprT-like domain-containing protein, coding for MKKKSSPNTSPLSMTHTEISERLSKYTPISAATTFAEWILDYQIYVSIKGGRKSINGDYRPPQKGYGHRISINATLNPYQFAITFAHEVAHLITWSEYQQKVMPHGKEWKAKFGELLGVLISNNTFPEDLLKVLKDHQQNPSASSGNDIALKKALSNYDEHQDELPFLEDLIDGDEFSMEDGRVFIRNKKLRKYFLCTEKESGKQFRINSLAKVNIHYPTKHEKAC
- the mazG gene encoding nucleoside triphosphate pyrophosphohydrolase, with product MQGDKNIEDPRLRAFKRLLDIMDDLREKCPWDQKQTMETLRHLTIEEVYELSDAILENDTQEIKKELGDVMLHLVFYAKIGSETKDFSIDDVLNSICEKLIVRHPHIYGDVEVKDAEEVSRNWELIKLKEKENKNKTVLGGVPKSLPAVLKALRIQDKSAGVGFEWDNKEDVYKKVEEELQELQDEITANDNGEDNLDKIEDEFGDVMFSMINYARFLKINPSDALERTNKKFINRFNQMEGFMKDDGADFESLSLTEMDKYWDRIKKSEKK